A window of the Streptomyces griseochromogenes genome harbors these coding sequences:
- a CDS encoding transposase produces MRRPCGVLVDVGGRTAAFRLGLEERRLDYVVGISTTTTAQPEEAQPHTPPYSGRGPRPQPACPEPARTVKNLVIAAGRQAAQPVQWREGSRPGSGRSGLKRMYSRFVALRIRPAGREIRKAAGGPELPVRWLLAEWPAGEPEPVQFWLSNLPADTALATLVRTAKLRWRIEHDYREMKQALGLAHFEGRTWRGWHHHVTLVSVAHAFCTLQRITRSPKETALA; encoded by the coding sequence ATCCGCCGCCCCTGCGGTGTGCTGGTGGACGTGGGTGGGCGCACCGCAGCCTTCCGGCTGGGCCTGGAAGAACGCAGGCTCGACTACGTGGTGGGTATCTCGACCACGACGACCGCCCAGCCAGAAGAGGCACAGCCGCACACCCCGCCCTACAGCGGCCGCGGCCCCCGCCCGCAGCCTGCCTGCCCCGAGCCGGCCCGGACCGTGAAGAACCTGGTCATCGCGGCCGGCCGGCAGGCCGCCCAGCCCGTGCAGTGGCGGGAGGGCTCCCGCCCGGGCAGCGGCCGCAGCGGTCTGAAGCGCATGTACTCACGGTTCGTGGCCCTGCGGATCAGGCCCGCCGGACGTGAGATCCGCAAGGCAGCTGGCGGCCCCGAACTGCCGGTGCGCTGGCTGCTGGCCGAATGGCCCGCCGGCGAGCCCGAACCCGTCCAGTTCTGGCTGTCCAACCTGCCCGCCGACACGGCGCTGGCCACCCTCGTGCGCACCGCGAAGCTGCGCTGGCGTATCGAGCACGACTACCGGGAGATGAAACAGGCCCTGGGCCTGGCCCACTTCGAAGGCCGCACCTGGAGAGGCTGGCACCATCACGTCACCCTCGTCTCCGTCGCGCACGCCTTCTGCACCCTCCAGCGCATCACCCGATCCCCAAAAGAGACGGCGCTGGCCTGA